In Streptantibioticus cattleyicolor NRRL 8057 = DSM 46488, a genomic segment contains:
- a CDS encoding prepilin peptidase: MHGVGAHVFPAAATGWGALAGLVLPRAVHRLSVPPGEPWRPGLRPGARGWLGPGPGRRATAVTTALTAAGCGAVAQVAGVRPESAVWLLLVPLGVLLARVDLAVHRLPDVLTLPAAAGTAALLGVAALLPGHAGSWPRALLGGALLGAGYLVLLAVNPGGMGWGDVKLAPTCGMALAWYGWPALVGGVCLGFGLGAVVALGLLLTGRAGRRSAVSFGPFMLLGTLGGVLLAR; the protein is encoded by the coding sequence GTGCATGGCGTCGGCGCGCACGTGTTCCCGGCGGCGGCGACCGGATGGGGGGCGCTCGCCGGCCTCGTCCTGCCCCGCGCCGTCCACCGCCTCTCCGTCCCGCCCGGCGAGCCCTGGCGCCCCGGGTTGCGCCCCGGCGCGCGCGGCTGGCTCGGCCCCGGCCCGGGGCGACGGGCGACGGCGGTCACCACGGCGCTGACGGCGGCCGGTTGCGGCGCGGTGGCCCAAGTGGCGGGCGTACGGCCGGAGTCGGCGGTCTGGCTGCTGCTGGTGCCGCTGGGCGTCCTGCTGGCCCGGGTCGATCTCGCCGTCCACCGGCTGCCGGACGTCCTCACCCTCCCGGCCGCGGCCGGCACCGCCGCGCTGCTCGGGGTGGCGGCGCTCCTCCCCGGCCACGCGGGCAGCTGGCCGCGCGCGCTGCTGGGCGGGGCGCTGCTCGGCGCCGGCTACCTGGTGCTGCTGGCGGTCAACCCGGGCGGAATGGGCTGGGGGGACGTGAAGTTGGCGCCCACCTGCGGGATGGCGCTGGCCTGGTACGGCTGGCCGGCCCTGGTGGGCGGGGTCTGCCTGGGGTTCGGACTCGGCGCGGTGGTGGCGCTCGGGCTGCTGCTGACCGGGCGGGCGGGCCGGCGGTCGGCCGTCAGCTTCGGGCCGTTCATGCTGCTGGGCACGTTGGGCGGGGTGCTGCTGGCGCGGTGA
- a CDS encoding trypsin-like serine peptidase: protein MAVIRGLVGALVSAAVAVVPVRAAPPPPASGAQWPGRPEAVRAVGRLFVHFPRLPAGQTAACSATVVDAASRDLISTAAHCLYRSEYGGAADWAEFVPGYRHGARPYGTYRLRRAFTDRAWRRREDADHDVAFAALARDPVTGRHVQDVVGAFPVAFGAVDGPVTALGFPAAPPYDGETLRYCAHRAAADPAAGRGATLPHCGFTEGASGGPWIRGLDTATGGGVQVGVDADGWTDGRGPGPAAVYSSVFGAEARALYERARRA from the coding sequence ATGGCCGTGATACGTGGCCTCGTCGGCGCGCTGGTCTCGGCGGCGGTGGCGGTCGTTCCGGTACGGGCCGCGCCGCCGCCGCCGGCCAGTGGTGCCCAGTGGCCGGGGCGGCCGGAGGCGGTGCGCGCGGTGGGGCGGCTCTTCGTCCACTTCCCGCGGCTGCCGGCCGGGCAGACGGCGGCGTGTTCGGCCACCGTGGTCGACGCCGCCAGCCGGGACCTGATCAGCACCGCGGCGCACTGCCTGTACCGGTCGGAGTACGGCGGCGCCGCCGACTGGGCGGAGTTCGTCCCCGGTTACCGCCACGGCGCCCGCCCCTACGGCACCTACCGGCTGCGCCGGGCCTTCACCGACCGGGCCTGGCGGCGCCGCGAGGACGCCGACCACGACGTGGCCTTCGCCGCGCTGGCCCGCGATCCGGTGACCGGCCGCCATGTGCAGGACGTGGTGGGCGCCTTCCCGGTCGCCTTCGGCGCGGTCGACGGACCGGTGACGGCGCTGGGGTTCCCGGCGGCGCCGCCGTACGACGGGGAGACGCTGCGGTACTGCGCGCACCGGGCGGCGGCCGATCCGGCGGCCGGGCGCGGCGCGACGCTGCCGCACTGCGGCTTCACCGAGGGCGCCAGCGGCGGCCCGTGGATACGCGGGCTGGACACGGCCACCGGGGGCGGGGTGCAGGTCGGGGTGGACGCCGACGGCTGGACCGACGGCCGCGGACCCGGCCCGGCGGCGGTCTACTCCTCGGTGTTCGGCGCCGAGGCGCGGGCGCTGTACGAACGCGCCCGGCGCGCCTGA
- a CDS encoding isoprenyl transferase translates to MKLRDLVYGLYARRVESHLDTEQVPKHIGVILDGNRRWARAAGGTPAEGHRAGADKIAEMLGWCEETGVEVVTLWLLSTDNLGRPAEELDPLLRIIEGAVSGLASTGRWRVHHVGTLDLLPAGTQRVLKEAEEATVDVAGLLVNVAVGYGGRQEIADAVRSLLLDHASRGTSVEDIAEVLDIDHIAEHLYTRGQPDPDLIIRTSGEQRLSGFMLWQSAHSEYYFCEVFWPAFRKVDFLRALRDYAARHRRYGG, encoded by the coding sequence ATGAAACTGCGCGACCTGGTCTATGGCCTGTACGCACGCCGGGTCGAGTCCCACCTGGACACCGAGCAGGTCCCCAAGCACATCGGGGTCATCCTCGACGGCAACCGCCGCTGGGCCCGGGCCGCCGGGGGCACCCCCGCCGAGGGCCACCGGGCCGGCGCCGACAAGATCGCCGAGATGCTGGGCTGGTGCGAGGAGACCGGGGTCGAGGTGGTCACCCTGTGGCTGCTGTCCACCGACAACCTCGGCCGGCCCGCCGAGGAGCTCGACCCGCTGCTGAGGATCATCGAGGGCGCGGTCAGCGGGCTGGCCTCGACCGGGCGTTGGCGGGTGCACCACGTGGGCACCCTGGACCTGCTGCCGGCCGGCACCCAGCGCGTGCTCAAGGAGGCCGAGGAGGCCACCGTCGACGTGGCCGGCCTGCTGGTCAACGTCGCCGTCGGCTACGGCGGCCGGCAGGAGATCGCCGACGCGGTCCGCTCCCTCCTGCTCGACCACGCCTCGCGCGGCACCTCGGTGGAGGACATCGCCGAGGTCCTCGACATCGACCACATCGCCGAACACCTCTACACCCGCGGCCAGCCCGACCCGGACCTGATCATCCGCACCTCCGGCGAGCAGCGGCTGTCCGGCTTCATGCTCTGGCAGAGCGCCCACTCCGAGTACTACTTCTGCGAGGTCTTCTGGCCCGCCTTCCGCAAGGTGGACTTCCTGCGGGCGCTGCGTGACTACGCCGCGCGCCACCGCCGTTACGGCGGCTGA
- a CDS encoding PhoH family protein — protein MVTSKNRREHDRRTYVLDTSVLLADPQAITRFDEHEVVLPVVVVTELEAKRHHPELGYFARQALRLLDEYRIRYGRLDAPVPIGEIGGTLRVELNHSDPAILPPGMLTQAGGRLGDNDSRILAVARNLQAEGYDVTVVSKDLPLRVKASSVGLLAEEYRAELAITSGWTGMAELAVGADGIDALFAEEVADLPDAAGLPVHTGLVLSSERGKALGRVTADGRVRLVRGDREAFGLHGRSAEQRIALDLLLDPEVGIVSLGGRAGTGKSALALCAGLEAVLERRQHRKVMVFRPLYAVGGQELGYLPGTEAEKMSPWAQAVFDTLSAVTSSDVIEEVVERGMLEVLPLTHIRGRSLHDAFVIVDEAQSLERNVLLTVLSRIGAGSRVVLTHDVAQRDNLRVGRYDGVVAVVEKLKGHPLFAHVTLTRSERSPIAALVTEMLEDVQL, from the coding sequence GTGGTGACCAGCAAGAACCGCCGGGAGCACGACCGGCGCACCTATGTCCTCGACACCAGCGTGCTGCTGGCCGATCCGCAGGCCATCACCCGGTTCGACGAGCACGAAGTCGTGCTCCCCGTCGTGGTGGTGACGGAGCTTGAGGCCAAGCGCCACCACCCCGAGCTGGGTTACTTCGCCCGCCAGGCGCTCCGGCTGCTCGACGAGTACCGCATCCGGTACGGGCGGCTGGACGCGCCGGTGCCGATCGGCGAGATCGGCGGCACGCTCCGGGTCGAGCTCAACCACTCGGACCCCGCCATCCTGCCGCCGGGCATGCTCACCCAGGCCGGCGGCAGGCTCGGCGACAACGACTCCCGGATCCTGGCGGTGGCCCGCAACCTCCAGGCCGAGGGGTACGACGTCACCGTGGTCTCCAAGGACCTGCCGCTGCGCGTGAAGGCGTCGTCGGTGGGGCTGCTCGCCGAGGAGTACCGGGCCGAACTGGCCATCACCTCCGGCTGGACGGGCATGGCGGAGCTGGCGGTGGGCGCGGACGGGATCGACGCGCTCTTCGCCGAGGAGGTCGCCGACCTGCCCGACGCGGCCGGACTGCCGGTCCACACCGGCCTGGTGCTCTCCTCCGAGCGCGGCAAGGCGCTGGGCCGGGTCACCGCGGACGGCAGGGTGCGGCTGGTGCGCGGTGACCGGGAGGCGTTCGGGCTGCACGGCCGCAGCGCCGAGCAGCGGATCGCCCTGGACCTGCTGCTCGACCCGGAGGTGGGGATCGTCTCGCTCGGCGGCCGGGCGGGCACCGGCAAGTCGGCGCTGGCGCTGTGCGCGGGGCTGGAGGCGGTGCTGGAACGGCGTCAGCACCGCAAGGTGATGGTGTTCCGCCCGCTGTACGCGGTCGGCGGCCAGGAGTTGGGCTACCTGCCGGGCACCGAGGCCGAGAAGATGTCCCCGTGGGCGCAGGCGGTCTTCGACACGCTCTCCGCGGTGACCTCGTCGGACGTCATCGAGGAGGTGGTGGAGCGGGGCATGCTGGAGGTGCTGCCGCTCACCCACATCCGGGGCCGCTCGCTGCACGACGCGTTCGTCATCGTGGACGAGGCCCAATCACTCGAACGGAACGTCCTGTTGACGGTGCTCTCCCGGATCGGCGCCGGCTCCCGGGTGGTCCTCACCCACGACGTGGCCCAGCGTGACAACCTGCGGGTGGGCCGGTACGACGGGGTGGTGGCCGTGGTGGAGAAGCTCAAGGGACACCCGCTCTTCGCCCATGTGACGCTCACCCGTTCCGAGCGCTCACCGATCGCCGCGCTGGTGACCGAGATGCTGGAGGATGTCCAACTCTAG
- a CDS encoding aggregation-promoting factor C-terminal-like domain-containing protein, whose amino-acid sequence MSRISVRGIAVASATAVTTVGAVVGVASGSEPTAVAAQPVADVTPLDTIDAGQQANAQVASLTEQVQSQQAAADASAKQAAAEAARKQAAADAAKKKADAEAAAKAKAEHEKEQAASRDEQRSSLGSVSTLSAGDYSVAGIQALARQIIGDDTQYQCFSNIVSRESGWDYKAVNASSGAYGLVQALPGSKMASAGADWQTNPATQIKWGLSYMNSSYHSPCGAWQFWQANSWY is encoded by the coding sequence GTGAGCCGGATCTCCGTCCGGGGAATCGCCGTCGCGTCAGCCACCGCGGTGACCACCGTCGGTGCCGTCGTGGGCGTTGCCTCAGGCAGCGAGCCGACCGCCGTCGCCGCGCAGCCCGTCGCCGATGTGACGCCGCTGGACACCATCGACGCCGGCCAGCAGGCCAACGCGCAGGTCGCCTCGCTCACCGAGCAGGTGCAGTCGCAGCAGGCCGCCGCCGACGCCTCGGCCAAGCAGGCCGCCGCCGAAGCCGCCCGCAAGCAGGCCGCCGCCGACGCCGCCAAGAAGAAGGCGGACGCCGAGGCCGCGGCCAAGGCCAAGGCGGAGCACGAGAAGGAGCAGGCCGCCAGCCGCGACGAGCAGCGTTCGTCGCTCGGCTCGGTCAGCACCCTCAGCGCCGGTGACTACTCGGTGGCGGGCATCCAGGCGCTCGCCCGGCAGATCATCGGTGACGACACGCAGTACCAGTGCTTCTCCAACATCGTCTCGCGGGAGAGCGGCTGGGACTACAAGGCGGTCAACGCCTCCTCGGGCGCCTACGGTCTCGTCCAGGCGCTGCCCGGCTCCAAGATGGCCTCCGCGGGCGCCGACTGGCAGACCAACCCGGCCACCCAGATCAAGTGGGGCCTGAGCTACATGAACTCCAGCTACCACAGCCCCTGTGGCGCCTGGCAGTTCTGGCAGGCCAACAGCTGGTACTAG
- a CDS encoding AI-2E family transporter → MPNKGVPPRRWGSQWGAGLAAGLGKLSSRLDEHRAEDAAEPPAQAPAVEAAPEVHVPPPPAYAPAVRAPRQPSAAVPWGVRVAAEVAWRFLVLAGALYLLMRAISSVQLVVLSFAASLLITALLQPTVARLKRMGMPRGPATAVAFITGFVVMGLVGWFVVWQVMENTDTLSNRVQAGIGELKSWLLHSPLHVTENQINQVTKNLQHAIGTNAEQITSAGLEGVTVVIDLFTGIFLAMFCTLFLLYDGAGVWKWLLKLFPRDARDGIAGAGPRAWRTLTLYVRGTVIVAFIDAVCIGVGIFFLGVPMAVPLAVVIFLGSFVPLVGAVASGALAMIVALVSEGPFTMLMVLAVVLAVQQIEGHILQPFILGRAVRVHPLAVVLSVASGSLIAGIGGAVVAVPLVAVTNTVVGYLRQHSREVALRTALAASTAEPSGSSEPQARDERDERDAPGPSSSAVATAEPAAEEG, encoded by the coding sequence ATGCCGAACAAGGGGGTCCCCCCGCGGCGCTGGGGGAGCCAGTGGGGTGCCGGGCTGGCCGCGGGGCTCGGCAAGCTCAGCAGCCGTCTCGACGAGCACCGGGCGGAGGACGCCGCGGAGCCGCCGGCCCAGGCGCCGGCCGTCGAGGCGGCGCCCGAGGTCCACGTGCCGCCGCCGCCCGCGTACGCCCCCGCGGTCCGCGCCCCCCGCCAGCCGTCGGCCGCGGTGCCCTGGGGGGTGCGGGTCGCCGCCGAGGTGGCCTGGCGGTTCCTGGTGCTGGCCGGCGCCCTCTACCTGCTGATGCGGGCGATCAGCTCGGTGCAGCTGGTGGTGCTCTCGTTCGCCGCCTCACTGCTGATCACCGCGCTGCTCCAGCCGACGGTGGCCCGGCTCAAGCGGATGGGGATGCCCCGCGGGCCGGCCACCGCGGTGGCCTTCATCACCGGTTTCGTGGTGATGGGCCTGGTCGGCTGGTTCGTGGTGTGGCAGGTGATGGAGAACACCGACACGCTCTCCAACCGCGTCCAGGCCGGCATCGGCGAGCTGAAGTCGTGGCTGCTGCACTCGCCGCTGCACGTCACCGAGAACCAGATCAACCAGGTCACCAAGAACCTCCAGCACGCCATCGGCACCAACGCCGAGCAGATCACCTCCGCCGGGCTGGAGGGGGTGACCGTGGTGATCGACCTGTTCACCGGGATATTCCTGGCGATGTTCTGCACCCTGTTCCTGCTCTACGACGGCGCGGGGGTGTGGAAGTGGCTGCTCAAGCTCTTCCCGCGGGACGCCCGGGACGGCATCGCGGGCGCCGGTCCGCGTGCCTGGCGCACGCTCACCCTGTACGTGCGCGGCACGGTGATCGTGGCCTTCATCGACGCGGTCTGCATCGGCGTCGGCATCTTCTTCCTGGGCGTGCCGATGGCGGTGCCGCTGGCCGTGGTGATCTTCCTGGGGTCGTTCGTGCCGCTGGTGGGCGCGGTGGCCTCGGGCGCGCTGGCGATGATCGTGGCGCTGGTGAGCGAGGGTCCGTTCACCATGCTGATGGTGCTGGCGGTGGTGTTGGCGGTGCAGCAGATCGAGGGCCACATCCTCCAGCCGTTCATCCTGGGCCGGGCGGTGCGGGTGCATCCGCTGGCGGTGGTGCTCTCGGTGGCCTCCGGGTCGCTGATCGCCGGGATCGGCGGCGCGGTGGTGGCGGTGCCGCTGGTGGCGGTGACCAACACGGTGGTGGGCTATCTGCGCCAGCACAGCCGGGAGGTGGCGCTGCGCACCGCGCTCGCCGCGAGCACCGCCGAGCCCTCCGGATCCTCCGAGCCTCAGGCGCGGGACGAGCGGGACGAGCGGGACGCGCCGGGGCCGTCCTCGTCCGCCGTGGCCACCGCGGAGCCGGCGGCCGAGGAGGGCTGA
- a CDS encoding alkyl hydroperoxide reductase: MALDELKSALPDYAKDLKLNLGSVIGNNEALTQQQLWGTVLACAIASRSPRVLRELEPEAKANLSPEAYTAAKAAAAVMAMNNVFYRTRHLLSDPEYGTLRAGLRMNVIGNPGVDKTDFELWSFAVSAINGCGMCLDSHEQVLRKAGVEREVVQEAFKIAAVVQAVGTTLDAEEVLA, translated from the coding sequence GTGGCCCTCGATGAGCTGAAGTCCGCGCTGCCGGACTACGCCAAGGACCTCAAGCTCAACCTCGGCTCGGTCATCGGCAACAACGAGGCCCTCACCCAGCAGCAGCTGTGGGGCACCGTGCTGGCCTGCGCGATCGCCTCGCGCAGCCCGCGTGTGCTGCGCGAGCTGGAGCCGGAGGCCAAGGCCAACCTGTCGCCGGAGGCGTACACCGCCGCCAAGGCCGCCGCGGCCGTCATGGCGATGAACAACGTCTTCTACCGCACCCGGCACCTGCTGTCGGACCCGGAGTACGGCACGCTCCGCGCGGGCCTGCGGATGAACGTCATCGGCAACCCGGGCGTGGACAAGACCGACTTCGAGCTGTGGTCGTTCGCGGTCTCCGCGATCAACGGCTGCGGGATGTGCCTCGACTCGCACGAGCAGGTGCTCCGCAAGGCCGGCGTGGAGCGCGAGGTCGTCCAGGAGGCGTTCAAGATCGCCGCGGTCGTGCAGGCCGTCGGCACCACGCTGGACGCCGAGGAGGTGCTCGCCTGA
- a CDS encoding peroxiredoxin, with the protein MLTVGDQFPAYQLMGVEGPSADKLEIKEYSSEQFAKGWSVVFFWPKDFTFVCPTEIAAFGKLNDEFADRDAQIIGVSGDSEFVHHAWRRDHKDLADLPFPMLADPKHELMRALGVEGADGYAQRAVFVVDPNNEIQFTMVTAGSVGRNPKEVLRVLDALQTDELCPCNWSKGDETLDPVKLLAGE; encoded by the coding sequence GTGCTCACTGTTGGTGACCAGTTCCCCGCCTACCAGCTCATGGGCGTGGAAGGCCCGTCCGCCGACAAGCTGGAGATCAAGGAGTACAGCTCCGAGCAGTTCGCCAAGGGTTGGTCGGTGGTCTTCTTCTGGCCGAAGGACTTCACCTTCGTCTGCCCGACCGAGATCGCGGCGTTCGGCAAGCTGAACGACGAGTTCGCCGACCGCGACGCGCAGATCATCGGCGTCTCCGGCGACTCGGAGTTCGTCCACCACGCCTGGCGCCGGGACCACAAGGACCTGGCCGACCTGCCCTTCCCGATGCTGGCCGACCCCAAGCACGAGCTGATGCGGGCGCTGGGCGTCGAGGGCGCGGACGGCTACGCCCAGCGCGCGGTCTTCGTCGTCGACCCCAACAACGAGATCCAGTTCACCATGGTGACCGCCGGTTCCGTGGGCCGTAACCCCAAGGAGGTCCTGCGGGTCCTCGACGCCCTCCAGACCGACGAGCTGTGCCCGTGCAACTGGAGCAAGGGCGACGAGACCCTGGACCCGGTCAAGCTGCTGGCCGGTGAGTGA
- a CDS encoding LysR substrate-binding domain-containing protein yields MRQPTLAQLRAFAAVAEHLHFRDAAAATGTSQPALSGAVAALEETLGVRLLERTTRRVLLTPAGERLAGRARTVLAAVGALLEEAKAVRAPFTGPLRLGVIPTVAPYLLPIVLRLVHDRYPALDLQVHEEQTASLVDGLTAGRLDLLLLAVPVEAPGVTELPLFDEDFVLVMPEGHRLAGRGDIPREELRELDLLLLEEGHCLRDQALDVCREAGRDASHPVTTSAAGLSTLVQLVAGGLGVTLLPRTAVRVETARGGHLATGYFRDPAPARRIALVRRSTAARAEEFEAFAAALREALRPLPVRIAG; encoded by the coding sequence ATGCGCCAGCCCACCCTCGCGCAGCTGCGGGCCTTCGCCGCGGTCGCCGAGCACCTGCACTTCCGGGACGCCGCCGCGGCCACCGGCACCAGCCAGCCGGCGCTCTCCGGCGCGGTGGCCGCGCTGGAGGAGACGCTGGGGGTCCGGCTGCTGGAACGTACCACCCGGCGGGTGCTGCTCACCCCGGCCGGGGAACGGCTGGCCGGCCGGGCCCGTACCGTGCTGGCGGCGGTCGGGGCGCTGCTGGAGGAGGCCAAGGCGGTCCGCGCGCCGTTCACCGGACCGCTGCGGCTGGGCGTGATCCCCACCGTCGCCCCCTACCTGCTGCCCATCGTGCTGCGCCTGGTGCACGACCGCTACCCGGCGCTCGACCTCCAGGTGCACGAGGAGCAGACCGCCTCGCTGGTCGACGGCCTCACTGCCGGCCGGCTCGACCTGCTGCTGCTCGCGGTGCCGGTCGAGGCCCCGGGCGTCACCGAACTCCCGCTGTTCGACGAGGACTTCGTGCTGGTGATGCCGGAGGGCCACCGGCTGGCCGGACGCGGCGACATCCCGCGTGAGGAGCTGCGCGAGCTGGACCTGCTGCTGCTGGAGGAGGGCCACTGCCTGCGCGACCAGGCGCTGGACGTCTGCCGTGAGGCCGGCCGGGACGCCTCCCACCCGGTGACCACCAGCGCCGCCGGGCTGTCCACCCTGGTCCAGCTGGTGGCCGGCGGCCTCGGGGTCACCCTGCTGCCGCGGACCGCGGTACGGGTGGAGACCGCCCGCGGCGGCCACCTGGCCACCGGCTACTTCCGCGATCCGGCGCCGGCCCGCCGGATCGCGCTGGTGCGGCGGAGCACGGCGGCCCGGGCCGAGGAGTTCGAGGCCTTCGCCGCCGCGCTGCGCGAGGCGCTGCGCCCGCTGCCGGTGCGCATCGCCGGGTGA
- a CDS encoding FtsX-like permease family protein, with protein sequence MSASTRWSRDLLLGARLAVSGGKEGWTRTALTGIGVALGVMVLLFAAAAPAMYAARFEREAAVSPPVTQGEDVKASDTTMTVIQANTTFRDTSVHGTLLRPDGSRPPLPPGVDRIPAPGEMVASPELRRMLADPGNALLRQRLPYRVVGTIGDAGLTGPRDVTYYAGYRNTGPFFGGVRRIDHFGQREQQQRQDPVLLVLVVIVLVVLLLPVGVFIATAVRFGGERRDRRLAALRLVGADAAMTRRTAAGEALSGALLGLVLGAGLFLVVREFLTGISLLDLNVFPADIMPGPGLTALVAVGVPAASVGVTLLALRGVAIEPLGLMRQATPRRRRLWWRLVLPVAGLLVLLPMAGQAAVGSSSSVNRYAVAGGAVLVLAGGTTLLPWLVEAVVRRLGGGPVPWQLATRRLQLSSGAAARTVAGITVAVAGAIAVQTLFHAVENRYVTEADHDPARGRIQASVQVRDGVQARQVITAFRTTAGVASLVGTTESAAAVVGARRTADGVPQVPVGVADCGTLRQIARIGACRDGDVFVVTDPRTDHTGEDPATALTALARPGRTLDLNTVGPGEHVTGPPRPWRIPAGTRQVTAVTTADGSREGLFATPGALSPGDLAEPRAMVMMRLDPHDPDAADRVRNTGVRLDPTDPTMVLSATRTDSTYARIEHAMRIGAVATLLVIGASLLVSLVEQLRERRRLLAVLVAFGTRRGTLALSVLWQAAVPMVLGLALAVAAGLGLGALLLRLVRVPVGYDWSVVAQLTAAGAAVVAAVTALSLPPLWRMMRPEGLRTE encoded by the coding sequence ATGAGCGCGTCGACCCGCTGGAGCCGGGACCTGCTGCTGGGCGCCCGGCTCGCCGTCAGCGGCGGCAAGGAGGGGTGGACCCGCACCGCGCTCACCGGGATCGGCGTGGCGCTCGGGGTGATGGTGCTGCTCTTCGCCGCCGCCGCGCCGGCCATGTACGCCGCCCGCTTCGAGCGCGAGGCCGCCGTCTCCCCGCCGGTCACCCAGGGCGAGGACGTGAAGGCGTCCGACACCACCATGACGGTGATCCAGGCGAACACCACCTTCCGCGACACCTCGGTGCACGGCACGCTGCTGCGGCCGGACGGCTCCCGGCCGCCGCTGCCGCCGGGGGTGGACCGGATCCCCGCGCCCGGCGAGATGGTGGCCTCCCCCGAGCTGCGGCGGATGCTCGCCGACCCCGGCAACGCGCTGCTGCGCCAACGGCTGCCCTACCGGGTGGTCGGCACCATCGGTGACGCGGGGCTGACCGGGCCGCGCGATGTCACCTACTACGCCGGATACCGCAACACCGGGCCGTTCTTCGGCGGTGTGCGGCGGATCGACCACTTCGGCCAGCGGGAACAGCAGCAGCGGCAGGACCCGGTGCTGCTGGTGCTGGTGGTCATCGTTCTGGTGGTGCTGCTGCTGCCGGTGGGGGTCTTCATCGCCACCGCCGTGCGGTTCGGCGGTGAGCGGCGCGACCGGCGGCTGGCGGCGCTGCGGCTGGTGGGCGCGGACGCCGCGATGACCCGGCGGACGGCGGCCGGGGAGGCGCTGTCCGGGGCACTGCTCGGACTGGTGCTGGGCGCCGGACTCTTCCTGGTCGTCCGGGAGTTCCTCACCGGCATCTCGCTGCTGGACCTCAACGTCTTCCCGGCCGACATCATGCCGGGTCCGGGGCTGACCGCGCTGGTCGCGGTGGGGGTGCCGGCGGCGTCGGTGGGGGTGACGCTGCTGGCGCTGCGCGGGGTGGCCATCGAGCCGCTGGGGCTGATGCGGCAGGCCACGCCGAGGCGGCGGCGGCTGTGGTGGCGGCTGGTGCTGCCGGTGGCGGGTCTGCTGGTGCTGCTGCCGATGGCGGGTCAGGCCGCGGTGGGCTCCTCCTCGTCCGTCAACCGCTACGCCGTCGCCGGTGGCGCGGTGCTCGTCCTGGCCGGCGGCACCACGCTGCTGCCCTGGCTGGTCGAGGCGGTGGTACGGCGCCTCGGCGGCGGCCCGGTGCCGTGGCAACTGGCGACCCGGCGGCTCCAGTTGAGCAGCGGCGCGGCGGCCCGCACGGTCGCCGGGATCACCGTGGCGGTGGCCGGTGCCATCGCCGTGCAGACGCTCTTCCACGCGGTGGAGAACCGCTACGTCACCGAGGCCGACCACGACCCGGCGCGCGGCCGGATCCAGGCGTCGGTCCAGGTACGCGACGGGGTCCAGGCCCGCCAGGTGATCACCGCGTTCCGCACCACGGCGGGCGTCGCCTCGCTGGTCGGCACCACCGAGTCGGCGGCGGCCGTGGTCGGCGCGCGCCGCACGGCCGACGGGGTGCCGCAGGTGCCGGTGGGCGTGGCCGACTGCGGCACGCTGCGGCAGATCGCCCGGATCGGCGCCTGCCGGGACGGCGACGTCTTCGTGGTCACCGATCCGCGGACCGACCACACCGGGGAGGACCCGGCGACCGCCCTGACCGCGCTGGCCCGCCCCGGGCGCACCCTGGACCTGAACACCGTCGGCCCCGGCGAGCACGTCACCGGGCCCCCGCGACCGTGGCGGATCCCGGCCGGCACCCGCCAGGTCACCGCCGTCACGACGGCCGACGGCTCCCGCGAGGGCCTCTTCGCCACCCCCGGCGCGCTCAGCCCGGGCGACCTGGCCGAGCCGCGGGCGATGGTCATGATGCGGCTCGACCCGCACGACCCGGACGCCGCGGACCGGGTCCGCAACACCGGCGTCCGGCTGGACCCCACCGACCCGACGATGGTGCTCAGCGCGACCCGTACCGACAGCACCTACGCCCGTATCGAGCACGCCATGCGGATCGGGGCGGTCGCGACGCTGCTGGTGATCGGGGCCAGTCTGCTGGTGTCGCTGGTGGAACAGTTGCGGGAGCGCCGGCGGTTGCTGGCGGTGCTGGTGGCGTTCGGCACCCGGCGCGGCACGCTGGCGCTGTCGGTGCTGTGGCAGGCGGCGGTGCCGATGGTGCTGGGGCTCGCGCTGGCGGTGGCGGCCGGGCTGGGGCTGGGCGCGCTGCTGCTGCGGCTGGTGCGGGTGCCGGTGGGCTACGACTGGTCCGTCGTCGCGCAGCTCACCGCGGCCGGCGCGGCGGTGGTGGCCGCGGTGACCGCGCTGTCGCTGCCGCCGCTGTGGCGGATGATGCGCCCGGAGGGGCTGCGCACCGAGTGA